The Microlunatus soli genome contains the following window.
GATCACCCGAGCGGTCCGGGAGGCGTGGCCCGACGCACGCATCCTGGTCGACGCCAACGACGGTTACGACCTGGACGGCTTCTGTCGCTATCTGGATGCGGTCGCCGAGATCGACCTGTACTGGGTGGAGGAGCCGTTCGACGACAACGCCGACGACCTCGCGGCGCTGCGTCGGCACCTGGACCGGGTCAGTCCGGACACGTTGATCGCCGAGGGCGAGACCCATCCCGACGTCGAGTCGCTGCTCGCGGTTGCCGCGGACGGTCATATCGATGTGCTGCTGATGGACGTGATGTCGTACGGGATCACGCGTTGGCGGCGGATCATGCCGCGGCTGCTCGAGATCGGAGTGGCAGCATCGCCGCACGCCTGGGGTCGCCCGTTGAAGACGCTGTACGCCGCCCAGCTCGCCGCTGGTCTGGGTAACGTGCCGGTCGTCGAGGGGGTGCCCGGGCGGACCGATCGGGTCGACGACTCCGGCTACCGATTCGTCGACGGGGCGTTGGTCGTGCCGGAGCGTCCCGGCTTCGGCCTCCCGCTTCCGGGCTGACCCGCCCCGGATCGCGGCGGACCGGGATGGTCCGCCGGTGCGGCACAATCGGACGGTGCCAAAACCCCTTCGGATCGCTGCCTCGGCGGTCATCACGCTCGGCTGTGCGGCGATGGTGCTGCTGCTCGCTTCCCAGACGACGATGACCTACTCGTTGCCGCCGCGAACGTCGGGTGGCGAGGCTTCGAAGCACGTCACCACCTTCGGTCCGGCAGTAGTGGGCACCGGGCTGGTGGTGGCGCTGACCGTGGCTGCGGCCGGGTGGCTCGTCTGGAACGTCGTCCGCACCCCGCCGAGCAGGCTGTGGCCGGTCGCGGCCCTGCTGTTGATCGCAGCGGTGGTCGTCCAGCTGGTGGTCGCAGGAATGGCCAGACCGACCTTCTGACGACCGGCCTTCTGACCGGCACCGTCGCCCGTCGGGTGGACCGAGTCGTCGTAGCGGTGGCCGGTAGGGAAGAATGGCGCTGGCAACGGCCGGTCCGACAGGAAGAGATGCGCGTGGGTGGAGTCCTGCAGGGATTCCTGACCCTGGTGATCGTGATCGGCGTCGGTTTCGCCATCGCCCATCTCAAGATCGCCGGCGCGACGGCGCAGACGGTGCTGGCCCGGCTGGCGTTCTTCGTCGCCAGTCCGGCACTGATGCTGACGGTGCTGGCCGAGACCGACGTCCGGCAGATCTTCTCGGCCAATCTGATCGCGTCGATCACCAGTGTCGCGGTCAGTGCCGTGCTCTACGTGCTGGCCGCCCGGTTCATCTTCCGGCGCAACGCCAGCGACACCGTGATCGGTACCTTCTGCTCGGCCTACGTCAACGCCGGCAATCTCGGGTTGCCGATGGCGGTCTACGCGCTCGGCAGTGCGTCCTGGATCGTGCCGATGCTGCTGACCCAGTTGATCTTGCTGCAGCCGCTCGGATTGGCGATCCTCGATCTGACCACCAACAGCCAGAACCACGGGGACCGGCGATGGCTGCGGCTGATCAGCCAGCCGTTCCGCAACCCGCTGATGCTCGGCTCACTGGTCGGCCTGTTGCTGTCGATCTTCTCGATCCACCTGCCCCGGGTGCTCAACGACCCGCTGCACATGATCGGCAACATGGCAGTGCCCGGGATGCTGATCGCGTACGGCATCTCGCTGCGCCTCGGCCCACTGCCCGGACGTGGTGAGCCGAAGATCCAGATCGGCTACATCGCGCTGCTGAAGCTGGTCGTGCAGCCGTTGGTCGGATTTGTGATGGCCAGGTACGTGCTCGGCCTCGAGCCGCATGCCGTGCTGGCTGTCACCGTGGTGGCGGCGCTGCCGACTGCGCAGAATGTGTTCACCCACGCCGTACGGTACGACCGGGGCGTCATCCTCGCCCGCGATTCGGTCTTCGTCACCACCGTCTTGTCGCTGGTCGTGTTGATCGTGATCGCCGCCGTCCTGGCGCCGAGCTGAGCACACTGCCGACTTCGCCGCCGGCCGACCCGGGCGCCCGGATCTCGTTGTGAACAACCTGTTACATGGTGGTCCACCCCTTGACGCCCTGATGACCCTGCGCCATCCTCTTTCTATCTGGGAACTTTCCAGACCATTAAGTTCTGGCGTCGTCCTTGGTCGTTGAGGGTGGCCGGGCCGTTGGCGGATGGCCTGATCGTTCGGGACGGCAGCGACGAAGCTGTCGGGAAGGGGGATGAGCTGTGCGAGTCGGCGGTCCCCGGGCGCTCCGTGCGATGAACGATCGTGCCGCATTGCATGCACTGATCCGTCGTGGTCCGATGTCGCGGATCGAACTGGAGCAGGAGATCGGGCTGTCCAAGCCCGCGGCTGCGGAGCTGCTGCGCCGGCTGCAGGAGGCCGAGCTCGTCCGTCAGGACGGACATCGGGCCAGTGCCGGCCCCGGACCGAATGCGCGGCTGTGGACGGTCAACGAGACCGCGGGCTACGCCATCGGCATCGATGTGATCTCCTCCAGCTTCGATGTCGCCGTCGCCGACCTGGCGGGCGGAATCGTCGCCGAGCGGAAGGTGACCAGCCGGGGGACCGGACCGGATCCGATCCCGACCCTTCGCCGCGCCGTGATCGATGCTGCCCGCGGCCACGGGCTGAAGCTGGCCGACCTGGACCGGGCCGTGGTCGGGATCTCCGGATCGATCGATCCACTCACCGGTCTGCTGGGCTACGCCGGTCACATGCCGCGCTGGCTCGGATTCGATGTGCCCAGCCGGCTCACCGAAGCGCTCGGGGTGCCGGTCACGGTGGAGAACGACGTCAATCTGGTCGCCACCGACGAATTGTTGCACGGCTGCGCCCGCGGCTACACCGACGTCGTGCTGCTCTGGATGAGCCGCGGTGTCGCGGCGGCCGTGATCGTCAGCGGGCGTCTGCATCGCGGATCGCGCGGAGCCGCCGGAGAGATCGACTTCGCGCCGATCACCACCGACGGTCAGCCGATCAGCAGGCTGATCGACGCTGCCGGCGTACTGTCCCTGGCCTCCTCCTACGGGATCGCCGCCAGCCGAGCGACGACAGCGGTCCGGCGTGCCGTGTCGGGTGTTGCCGATCATGGCCAGGCTCCTGGTGACCCGGAAGGATTCCTCGGTGATCTTGCGGGGCGGATCGCCCAGGCGGTAGTCATTCCGGTCTCGCTGCTCGACCCCCAGCTCGTCATCCTCGGCGGTGATATCGGCGTCGCCGGAGGAGATCGACTCGCCGACCGAGTGGCCGACCGGTTGCACCGGCTGGTCGCTCATCGCCCGGAGGTCCGACCGGCCACCGGGCGTGAGAATGCGGTCCGCCATGGTGCCGTCGAGGCCGCCGTTCGTCAACTGCAGGAAGAAGTCTTCGGATGACCGGTCCGGCTGTGGCGACCGGAGCATCCGACAACGGGAGGAAATGATCATGAAGCGGAAATCGCTGATCGTCGCGGTGATCGCGATCCTCAGCCTGATCGCCGGATGCTCCGGCGGGGGATCGTCGGGATCCGGGTCCAAGGGTGCTTCGTTGACGATCGCCAACGTCGGCGGGGCCACCTGGACCTGCGGGTTCAATCCGTTCAACCCGTCGGTGAACGGCCAGTCGATCGGATTCGTCTACGAGACGCTGGTGCACGTCAACACCTTGCAGAATGCCAAGCAGACACCGATGATCGCGTCGGCTGCCAAATGGAGCAGTGACAAGGAGACGCTCACTTTCACCATCCGGGACGGCGTGAAGTGGAACGACGGCAAGCCGCTGACGGCCGACGACGTCGCCTTCACCTTCAACCTGCTGA
Protein-coding sequences here:
- a CDS encoding AEC family transporter encodes the protein MGGVLQGFLTLVIVIGVGFAIAHLKIAGATAQTVLARLAFFVASPALMLTVLAETDVRQIFSANLIASITSVAVSAVLYVLAARFIFRRNASDTVIGTFCSAYVNAGNLGLPMAVYALGSASWIVPMLLTQLILLQPLGLAILDLTTNSQNHGDRRWLRLISQPFRNPLMLGSLVGLLLSIFSIHLPRVLNDPLHMIGNMAVPGMLIAYGISLRLGPLPGRGEPKIQIGYIALLKLVVQPLVGFVMARYVLGLEPHAVLAVTVVAALPTAQNVFTHAVRYDRGVILARDSVFVTTVLSLVVLIVIAAVLAPS
- a CDS encoding mandelate racemase/muconate lactonizing enzyme family protein produces the protein MNRQDPIVTSVEFDELPVRYPRTVGRNARLGSHGSGGAARIVLLGTDTGCRGWGMIEAEPAAPDTMIGKTLTELIDSETGVRDDDHLWADAALHDLLGVVEDRPVWDILGAAGDRTIGVYDGAIYFDDLDPDDAPRGPQVVLDNCTADAGLGFGDFKLKIGRGNRWLDRKAGDDRDIEITRAVREAWPDARILVDANDGYDLDGFCRYLDAVAEIDLYWVEEPFDDNADDLAALRRHLDRVSPDTLIAEGETHPDVESLLAVAADGHIDVLLMDVMSYGITRWRRIMPRLLEIGVAASPHAWGRPLKTLYAAQLAAGLGNVPVVEGVPGRTDRVDDSGYRFVDGALVVPERPGFGLPLPG
- a CDS encoding ROK family transcriptional regulator — encoded protein: MNDRAALHALIRRGPMSRIELEQEIGLSKPAAAELLRRLQEAELVRQDGHRASAGPGPNARLWTVNETAGYAIGIDVISSSFDVAVADLAGGIVAERKVTSRGTGPDPIPTLRRAVIDAARGHGLKLADLDRAVVGISGSIDPLTGLLGYAGHMPRWLGFDVPSRLTEALGVPVTVENDVNLVATDELLHGCARGYTDVVLLWMSRGVAAAVIVSGRLHRGSRGAAGEIDFAPITTDGQPISRLIDAAGVLSLASSYGIAASRATTAVRRAVSGVADHGQAPGDPEGFLGDLAGRIAQAVVIPVSLLDPQLVILGGDIGVAGGDRLADRVADRLHRLVAHRPEVRPATGRENAVRHGAVEAAVRQLQEEVFG